A genomic window from Lotus japonicus ecotype B-129 chromosome 1, LjGifu_v1.2 includes:
- the LOC130742925 gene encoding uncharacterized protein LOC130742925, with translation MALFETRVSGSKATRIISSLGFDNSFVVDAEGFAGGIWILWRGHEVQVQILQAQKQFVHAQFTCGYFHTPFLVTFVYGSPQMATRNLLWSSLENIGVTIRYPWMVIGDFNAYLGADEKYGGAAANGSSMKKFRVCMDRCSLSDMGFKGPPFTWEWRGVKERLDRGICNLDWLEAFPESSIIHLPQLKSDHKPLLFKGSSQGVAPVSDRPFRFMSCWLTDNRFPHVVSNAWRNNLDWASASKSFREDVVEWNTHVFGNVFRRKRRLMRRLEGINAKLRMQHNPFLHNLQHKLWQQYNCALVQEEMIWRQKSRCSWVKHGDQNTRFFHASTKSRRKRNRIEALTAEDGTLVTDVDTLCSMTVEFFSSLYTSQGMIQTIPPGDGFHPLAPSVLDDIQALFTAEEIKLSL, from the coding sequence ATGGCACTGTTCGAGACCCGTGTAAGTGGGTCTAAAGCGACGCGTATTATTTCGTCTTTGGGGTTTGATAACTCTTTTGTTGTGGACGCGGAGGGTTTTGCTGGCGGTATTTGGATCTTGTGGAGGGGTCATGAGGTCCAAGTGCAGATTCTTCAAGCTCAGAAGCAATTTGTTCATGCCCAGTTCACTTGTGGATACTTTCATACTCCTTTCTTGGTAACCTTCGTGTATGGTAGCCCGCAAATGGCTACTAGGAATCTCTTATGGAGCTCCTTGGAGAATATTGGGGTCACAATTCGTTATCCCTGGATGGTGATAGGGGACTTCAATGCATACTTGGGAGCTGATGAGAAATATGGTGGTGCCGCTGCAAATGGCTCCTCCATGAAGAAGTTTCGGGTATGTATGGATCGCTGCTCTTTGTCTGATATGGGGTTTAAGGGTCCCCCCTTCACATGGGAGTGGCGTGGCGTCAAGGAGCGGCTCGATCGTGGTATCTGTAACCTTGACTGGCTAGAAGCGTTTCCAGAGTCCTCAATAATCCACCTCCCTCAATTGAAGTCGGATCATAAACCCCTCCTTTTTAAGGGGTCTTCACAGGGGGTGGCTCCCGTGTCTGATCGCCCTTTCAGATTCATGTCATGCTGGTTGACTGACAATCGGTTTCCACATGTGGTTAGTAATGCTTGGCGTAACAATCTGGATTGGGCCTCGGCTTCTAAGAGCTTCAGGGAGGATGTGGTTGAATGGAACACTCATGTGTTTGGTAATGTGTTTCGGCGTAAGCGGAGATTGATGAGAAGGTTGGAAGGGATCAATGCCAAACTTAGGATGCAGCATAATCCTTTTCTCCATAACCTTCAACACAAACTCTGGCAACAATACAACTGTGCTCTTGTGCAAGAGGAGATGATCTGGAGACAAAAGTCTCGGTGTTCCTGGGTGAAGCATGGTGATCAAAATACTAGGTTTTTTCATGCTTCTACCAAATCCAGACGGAAGCGTAATAGGATTGAGGCCCTTACGGCGGAGGATGGGACCTTAGTAACCGACGTGGATACTCTCTGTTCCATGACTGTGGAGTTTTTCAGCTCGTTGTATACGTCCCAGGGTATGATCCAAACCATCCCGCCTGGTGATGGCTTTCATCCGCTAGCTCCGAGTGTGTTGGATGATATCCAAGCTCTTTTCACGGCTGAGGAGATCAAGCTGAGCTTATGA